The genomic region TCTTCTATCAGGGGTACCTCGATGCTAGTAACACCCATCATTGGAAGGAGGTCTCCAGAGAATAGGATGAATGACTGATCTACAGCAATGGgaatattgtttattttattgtcaTATAAAAAAGAAATGTCCAGTGACTATAGTGAATTTGTATAGTCCCGTTGATGTTATAAACAATGGAGTTGCTGCTTAAAAACAACTAAGGTATAGATTAATTGGGGTCATCTGTTACCACTTCTATGCAAATGCATTGAGGAGCGAATCTCCAATCATTTCTCAGCCGGCTGGACCATTTGCTGGCAACCCTTGCCCTATTTTTCCCTCCCAAATATCCTTTCTCTTACTGTCAGATAAAGGCGTAAAAtgccataaaaatgaataaataaatgataaatTCTGTCCCTCTGTTCTAAGTATACGCACGCCTAGATAtggaaacaaatgtattcactAATATTTCATAGATGGTAAACAATAGCTGATCTATTGAAACATGTTGGTGTGTAATTAagattaaagtaaaacaaaatgttgGTTCAAATTCTGGCAGGTGGCAATAAGCGGAGACacaaactccgaaaaaagattgtcGAAGAGAAGAAAGCCTTGGAAGATGCCATCACTGAACACAATGCTGTTGCCGGGGAAGCGGACAAACTCCCTCCTCCTAACGAGCTCTTGGCTGAGGACAACTACTCCTGGAAATGGGAATGTAAGCAAAACCATGTGTATACATttatttggtgtattttgtgcatTTGAAAACTCTGCAAGATAATTTAGGTAGTTTCatttttcaatgttttcaagtTGTTCTTCAAACTTGCCTTAAGCTGTTGATTGAACCAGTATCAATCAATTAGTCAAATTATAATATTGGAAACTGGTGTGTAGGacgacaacaaaataaaacaaaattgcAAACAGTGGTTATGGTATAATTCATATTATCATTGTAACAACTAAATATTAGAAATTCATGATTAAATGTGCAGACTTTATAtcttttaaaatgcttttgtCTGTGCATATATATTTAATGCCATAAACCTGCCAGgctaaatctggcacatatGCATGATGTATTTCTGTGCTTatgttaaataataataatacatttattttctataGTGGGTCagagaggtaggggggggcggggggcagatggtggagggctttgaaagtgaggaccaggagttgtaATTGTAATATTTCCAATGTAAGATAATTGATAATGCTTTGACGTACTTTGCAGGTCATGGTGATATGGTACagaaaaaaaaggtttacgacaAGGTAATGCTGCTGACCAGACTGAAAGAAGAAGCTGTTATTCTGGTTCATGAAGTCAAACAGCACTGGGAGTACATGAGGAGCGTGGCAGGAAAGATTGATCACCTGTCCTCCCAGCTTTCTGAAGGCATCACTGGACAAAGTTAGTACAATAAATGATTATTgttgttggtcgtgttttgGTCTGGCAATAACATTTAGCTTATttgatgatttatttatttgatgtcATACATTCTCAGGCAGTACCGAGGCGTTGACGGAGAGAGGACGTGAGGGGCTACTTTGTGTTCTAAAGAAACAACTCCACAAAGTGAAAGCGCAGCAGGCCATGGCACGTATTGCATACCAATGCATTTTGGGACAGCAAACGGTGTCTTTGGATGACTCCTCTGAAGAGCAGCCCTCTACTGATGAAGAACTTTGACAGCAGTGAATGACTTCAAGCTATAAGGCTGCTTTAACACCTTGGAACAAAGGAAGATAAATGCATTTGTTAAAGTTCTGGTCCTGTTCACACTGACCTTTCACAAACTAACCAAGATAAATTACACCTCTACAGACTGACTAAATAAACTAATGATTGTCATCCTGCATCATCAGAAGCTCCAATTGGTAAATCTAATTCCAGTGACTGACAATTATCAGTTCACGTCCATATGTATTGTGATGGTTACCAAATTATATATGCATTGCCTTAGACCAATCAGGGTATGTGTTTCTGTACTGATTTCACATCAGCGGTTAAGCTTTTGCCATCATTGTAAAATTACATATCTGCTATCATAAAAATCCCTAAGAACCTGTCTCACAATGCCTTGGTGAAACTTGAATACAGTTGTCATTGCTGCAAGAATGTGCATACCTGTCATTGGTTGCTTTTGTacagattttttattttaataaaaacGGAATAAGAATTGACTTTCTctttatacaaaaatgtaatgaaatgactGAGAACTGTTCCTTAAGTGCAATAACACAGATGCAGGCACCCACAGGGAGAGACAatgacagagacacacagcatACATACCAGTACATTCATGTCAGTGTAAATATATTGTGTAGTCCATCAGTtaattgcacagtatttgggaaGAGTTAGTGCATTTCAGAGTGGTGAttatctacaaaaacgccttgaaatatgagttgttatttcagattatgtgtgcagtggatgtacatgatctttagtttgctagttattacgaagattacttctatacaacgttgtcattgttaccaaggtggttgctagggacgctgctatcgatattatttctgttgtgtaaaatagtgttctctttattgctacccccttccccgtcaatgtatagtgttggtccacagtgcaaacgtattagtttaacaaaatccgcatctaaaattgtggcatagccgacacgttattttcccctgtgcaattctccatttactcaacaacacataattatccttgtgtttatttatttgtttgattaataaacacaagttggagtccgtcaggaccgagggtcggagcagctcatttgcttttgagaatattacaccgggaagtaagtattctctccgcttcgcttgacaaaccctgtgatagtcctcaagctctgtgattggagagtgtgctccgagggttacgccgagcgtcgaacagcacttgaaatgggatggaaccacggcagactgtccaaaactggatttgaacgggtccaccgcgtccccccctcccccaccccgtccccagaactacacatgctggctattctgtttcgcaacatgttctctatatggcacgtctctactgggagttgtagttttaaaagacgttttcgtatttcccataataagaagttgccagtattaaactgtgtacatccctggaggtttaggggaaaggaaacactcacatttaaaacatataattaatacatgggtgaaaattgcttgtgccctggtcttatgtctgtaacccctgttgttaattgattacattacattaattgataagcctgaaacatgcacttgtcaaggttcagaggcacattgtgcaaatatggcagtagccatcgatcagcttaagataagatatactttattgatcccaagttggaaacatttgcgttacatcagcatgtgtaacagttaaatatgcagtggtgtttatttgtaaatcatttagtataatcacacaaattctgtgttttatatttaataattctgtgttctttatttattgattgttcaatacctgacaaggctggagattaaatatctacatacatcttataagagtacaatacattatgtataatatcagttaaaataagtgcttcaacatagttaacattgctggaggtatgcacacatattgatagatgtcttgcaatgcactattgaggaacctgcgtcccaagtttttcattcagtgcagaactacaccacagttgtgtaggcctatatgatatgtggGATAtatgggatgtgcaaaatagtcattatatacagtctttaattaactattagccttgagtaaggcacttagccctcagttactccagggagaatgtccctgtaattggtaattgtaagtcgctttggataaaagcgtcagctaaatgaaatgtaatgtaatgagacgtattgtgtgaaaataaatgtaagatattgtttaatggctgatatatttatgatccacgtcacgtattcagtgttGGTGGCAAGTGCctaacactgtgtgtgtgtgtgtgtgtgtgtgtgtgtgtgtgtgtgtgtgtgtgtgtgtgtgtgtgtgtgtgtgtgtgtgtgtgtgtgtgtgtgtgtgtgtgtgtgtgtgtgtgtgtgtgtgtgtgtgtgtgtgtgtgtgtgtgtgtgtgtgtgtgtgtgtgtgtgtgtgtgtgtgtgtgtgtgtgtgtgtgtgtgtgtgtgtgtgtgcgcttgtgagtgtgtgtctgagaaTATGAAATATTCATCAATTCTTTACTTGTTTATTTACTAATTGTTTAGTGCCAACATATTTCCGAGATCTCTGGAGCATTTGCGctatggaccaacactatacattgatggggaagggggtagcaataaagataacaccattaaatagttacacaacatatacaattctgtctgtctgtcaattGCCCGGGGTCACACAGAGTTCAGCCGCTGGACCTCTGAGAGGGGGGAGGTGTCAACATCGATGCTGCGCGGGCGAAATTAGCGCGCTTCCGAGGTACCAATTATTAAGCTGGACAGTTTGAACGGTAGGTAATGAGCACACATTTCTATGCATTAAAAAGCTAAATATACCAACTTTTTAGTTTGCCTATAACGGGTAACGTTATGTTAAACAACGCAAAGATGTTTATGCAAAACAGCCACTTATTTATTAACATGCATCTTAAACTGTAAGCTATAGGGTGCGGACGTGCGGTAATAGGCCTACCTTAAACTTGTTTACGGagctattttgtattttatagcTCAAAATGAAAGTGGCAGCATCCATTGTACCTAATTTTGGCAGTTGCAGCTAGCAGTCACTCTCAAACATACCCTCAGCTAATCAAACTATTTTTGTatgggttttattttatttttagttaGCGGCGCATTTAACAACTGCATTAAATATGGGTGACAGGGCCAGAGATTTTTTAGATAGATTGTTGTTTTACTAATGATAAGGTTAAATCCCCAAAGACAATGATGTCAGTATTGATACTATGTATTGATGTATTGCTGAAATATATTATTACTTGAAAACAGTTGAGCAATATTTGAAAACCGGTTGATTAGTAGGCCTACTAGTAGGCCAATACAAATAGAACAGAGTATAAGCAATGTCTTTAATTTAGTCTGCATCTCATGCACAAGATGTATGCGCTGACACTAATGTGGTACCGATTGATGTCTGTCCAAGAACACTGTCCATACTTAATTCCTCTTTTGTCAGTCATAAGAACATCTACAGTGAACATTTGAAATAGTAAAAAtacatactatatatatatgtcataggtattttaacaaaataagtgtaaactttcactacaaaacaaaacaaccacCCCCTGTCTGTACATATTCAGGTCTAGAAGAATGGATCTTCTAGACCTGCCTGTACAGACTTGGTGCAAGATGGTTCTCTCCGATACTACTTTGCATGGTTAACCAGGTTAATACTGGTATTGTGTACTATAGAGGTGGGTAACAGAAGCCATGAAAGAGTCACCTGTAATCCACCACCAGTATTCTGGCAGAAATGTCACTGAAACATTGAAGTAGGGTAGGCCTACATGACAAATTGATAATTTGATCATATTAAAGTTATTTAGTTCCTTTGTCAATTTGCTGTTTATATTTTTGCTTGTTTTTATTGCAGGTTCAAGATGCCAAGAGGGTCAACAAACACAACCTGCGTCAGCTGCAAAGCAGTCATTGCTGTGTCAACCAAGACCTGCAAGTACTGCAAAACACTGCAGCCGAGAAAGCAACGACTGGCCAAGAAACTGCAAAAATTTGAGGCCAAAAAAGACGATTGGTTAAAAAACCAAAAAAGAACAAAACCATCTCACATGTTCTTGATGAGGCATCTGTTTtggtgtgtgtttatgtctgtAATTGTAGTTTACAAAATTAAGTCTGATAATATTTCTGTATTacatttaaatctttttttttaggtTGAGAAACTGAACACCCTTGGGTATAGGGCCATGGTGTTTCTCTCAAAGCCAGGGAAAAAGCCTTCCACCTGGAAGACAAATGTTGCACATCCGAGATGGCATCTGTCGGACCAGGCTGCAAAATGCCTTCACCGGATGAAGGCTTTATATGAGGTGTTAGTAGATGGTAAGCAATTATATTTGTGGTCATTTCAAATGTTACCATATAGCTCAGTCTAttctaaaatgctcatgaacaatTTATGGCCAAACAATTCTTAATGATTCAACAATTCATTTAATTATAGTTTATACAGTCTAGGTAAAATAAATGTGTAGTTAAGAAGAAGCTGACATCAGAAACAATTGTGTTACTATgttgtatacatatatattcaaAGTAGAAATTGAGCTGCTGAATGCAAAACAAATCAACATTACTCTGAtagttttgtctttttgtgtcATTGAGGTTGGACTAACCCACAACCCTCACCGAGTCTGGACGCGGAACACTCCACAAGTGCTCCTACCACCATCCCCTCACCCAGTCTGGACGCGGAACACTCCACAAGTGCTCCTACCACCATTCCCTCATCCAGTCCAGAAGACCGACCCTCCAGCAGTACTTATGCAGTCCTGCTCCCTACTAGTCCTGCCATACAACCCTCTACAGGTCCTGCAACTCCAGCAGCACAAACAAAAAGGACTGCAGCAGCAAAAAAGAAACAGGGTAGGTTTTAGTGGCAATTTTAAATAGCAATACATCCAGAGGACAATACTCCAAAGCAAATGCACATACTTTAGGTATTTTTGCGTTACCTTACTTCACTAACCTTAATAGCCGCAATCAAGCTAAATTGTCACATAACCCAGGGTTTTTCCCACCATGAGCAGGTTCACATAAAGGGGAAGTGTTTGCCCCATATGATATGGTAAACATGGACAGGTATACTAGGTCAACTGTAAGCAGAGAGGCATATTTTACAACCGAAAATCAGACTGTAATATTGTTAATATGAAGAATTTAAACTCATAATCCAGACTAAAAGCAGCACAGTTGCTGCTGACAAAAAAAACCTTACTGTGTGAATGTTTAAATTAATAGGACTGCTCTATGAAGGGCACAAGTAGATATAACCTAATAACATTTGTGTATTTGGATAATTTAATGTGTTGGTAACATGTAAGTTGATATATgatatgttaatatatttaaataaataaatataaaataatttaTATATCCCCATTTGAGAAAGCATGGCTTTTATGGCAGTTCTAGTCTTAGTCTTTCAGCTGCAACCCTGCGGGGTTAAAAATATAACTAGGCCTGTACAGAATAGAGGAAAGCTTTGAAACCCCATTCTTAATGTTGTTACTTCAATACTAAATCATATGAATACTATGCAGCTTTTAtatctttttttgtttattttgcatAATATCAGATAAGAATGATGCTTCACtaatattattagtattatacttttaaaacaataaaattcCACTGTTGGCCGCGTAGTATCGTTTTTTGACTCGTTTCAACCATTCACTTTTAACTCCAGTGTTGTAAAGCCCAGAAGTCAAGAAAACatttcacaacatgttttaTCCAAGCAAATATTCAGCTTCAATctctattatattattattatattttgggCGAAACAAGATTTTCTCTGCGCTCTAAACATGTTGATGTTAGATGATGACCAGTGTTGGACACTTTTAAAAGGTAACAGGTTACAAATGACTagttcctatatatatatatctttctcTAGTAACTTCCTAACCCTGATGATAACAGTGAAGCTACTTCTAAGGAGTTGTACAACTAAGTGAACATT from Pseudochaenichthys georgianus chromosome 5, fPseGeo1.2, whole genome shotgun sequence harbors:
- the LOC117446113 gene encoding uncharacterized protein, with the translated sequence MLTIQASGWNKRKAANLEQTLAKRYMKTVQKITEATEDLEKLTAELSLQDDQVQQWVSDVQQWTTGTPIQNDLQKTIEGLYLSIKQRKYQLYRQSGGNKRRHKLRKKIVEEKKALEDAITEHNAVAGEADKLPPPNELLAEDNYSWKWECHGDMVQKKKVYDKVMLLTRLKEEAVILVHEVKQHWEYMRSVAGKIDHLSSQLSEGITGQSSTEALTERGREGLLCVLKKQLHKVKAQQAMARIAYQCILGQQTVSLDDSSEEQPSTDEEL